A window from Candidatus Bathyarchaeota archaeon encodes these proteins:
- a CDS encoding phosphoribosylaminoimidazolesuccinocarboxamide synthase: MGSVKDLQIIQKPTPTAMGLGRFLFSDRYSVFDWGEMPDHIDGKGAALCLMGAYCFEQLEKLGVNSHYRGLVNAEGKAVKVKELKAPSSIMEVALVNVYRPQTTVTSGKIVHDYSIYNQTLKNCLIPLEIIYRNGLPEGSSVFKRLAQGKTTLADLGLDHQPTPGETLKNPIFDVSTKLEETDRYVTWTEAQKIAGLTATELADVKAVLLKADQTITEAAQNAGLKNEDGKIELGFDDKRRLILVDVLGTLDECRFTHDGVHVSKEVARQFYKKTAWYTDLEQAKKDAEAHGVQDWKSLCKSQPPRLDAKLKTVISQMYMATANEMTRLKLFDVPSLSAVIGAYKEYMSEKA, from the coding sequence ATGGGTAGCGTAAAAGACCTACAAATCATCCAAAAACCAACCCCGACAGCTATGGGGCTTGGGAGATTTCTATTCTCTGACCGTTACAGCGTATTTGATTGGGGCGAAATGCCCGACCACATCGACGGCAAAGGCGCCGCGCTCTGCCTGATGGGGGCATACTGCTTTGAACAACTCGAAAAACTAGGCGTAAACAGCCACTACCGCGGCTTAGTCAACGCAGAAGGCAAAGCAGTTAAAGTCAAAGAACTCAAAGCGCCCTCCAGCATCATGGAAGTCGCACTCGTAAACGTTTACAGACCCCAAACCACAGTCACAAGCGGCAAAATCGTCCACGACTACAGCATCTACAACCAGACGCTCAAAAACTGCCTCATACCCCTCGAAATCATCTACCGCAACGGCTTACCCGAAGGCTCCTCAGTGTTTAAACGCCTCGCCCAAGGCAAAACCACCCTAGCCGATTTGGGCTTAGACCACCAACCCACCCCCGGCGAAACCCTCAAAAACCCAATCTTCGACGTAAGCACCAAACTCGAAGAAACCGACCGCTACGTAACATGGACCGAGGCGCAGAAAATCGCTGGCTTAACCGCCACAGAACTCGCAGACGTCAAAGCAGTGCTGCTCAAAGCTGACCAAACCATAACCGAAGCCGCCCAAAACGCAGGGCTCAAAAACGAGGACGGCAAAATCGAGTTAGGCTTCGACGACAAACGCAGACTAATCCTCGTCGACGTCTTAGGCACCCTAGATGAATGCCGCTTTACCCACGACGGCGTACACGTCAGCAAAGAGGTGGCGCGGCAATTCTACAAGAAAACCGCGTGGTATACGGATTTGGAGCAAGCCAAAAAGGACGCTGAAGCCCACGGCGTACAGGACTGGAAATCGCTGTGCAAGTCGCAGCCGCCACGGTTGGACGCCAAGCTTAAAACCGTTATTAGCCAAATGTATATGGCAACTGCAAATGAGATGACGCGTCTCAAACTGTTTGATGTACCCTCGCTGTCAGCAGTGATAGGCGCTTACAAGGAGTATATGAGTGAAAAAGCATGA
- a CDS encoding CorA family divalent cation transporter, with product MKSSIITWVDYITDDQAKDLPIVAAQMGFSDAIITNLASCDQLNYSDFDSEMWLTFPTIQIRGNDVRPYSLVVLIRKNLVFTIHVRMIDKRFLRLRRYSETILRKIPTDIKSEDRLTLLLSRILEANNDSNFRHLRIIEEYGDELNRDLMDKDVDKATLGPKIYQMKHALIVYLNALWESVDVLQTIRFGDAELLTDDPKIVNLFAGMVESVKSQIGLSEHMSEVLASGIEATQSIYNNQLTIANNQLTISNNQLTVFNNRLAKVVAYLTIVGTAILIPNTIATMLGNSVWAIGPEFFWTYALLMIGATGVGSVLMWVWIRKTGLMMEEKEHPPRPNKTKPPA from the coding sequence ATGAAAAGCTCAATCATTACATGGGTTGACTACATCACCGACGACCAAGCCAAAGATTTACCAATAGTAGCCGCCCAGATGGGTTTTAGCGATGCCATCATTACTAACTTAGCCAGCTGCGACCAACTTAACTATTCAGACTTTGACAGTGAAATGTGGCTAACTTTCCCGACCATTCAAATAAGGGGAAACGACGTTAGACCCTATTCACTTGTTGTTTTAATTCGTAAAAACCTAGTTTTCACCATACATGTCCGCATGATAGATAAACGGTTTCTAAGGCTGCGAAGATATTCAGAAACGATTCTTAGGAAAATCCCCACAGACATCAAATCTGAAGACAGACTGACGCTTCTGCTTTCACGCATTCTCGAGGCTAACAATGACAGTAACTTTAGGCACCTACGAATCATCGAAGAATACGGCGACGAACTGAACCGTGATTTGATGGATAAAGACGTGGACAAAGCTACGCTGGGGCCTAAAATTTACCAGATGAAACACGCCCTAATCGTTTACCTAAACGCGCTGTGGGAAAGCGTGGATGTATTACAGACGATTCGCTTCGGAGACGCAGAACTGCTCACAGATGACCCCAAAATTGTGAACTTGTTCGCCGGCATGGTTGAATCAGTGAAAAGCCAAATAGGCTTATCGGAGCACATGTCTGAAGTTTTAGCTTCAGGCATAGAAGCGACACAGTCAATATACAACAACCAGCTAACCATCGCAAACAATCAACTAACCATCTCAAACAACCAGCTAACCGTATTTAACAATCGCTTAGCAAAGGTTGTTGCGTACCTAACCATTGTGGGCACCGCCATCTTGATTCCCAACACCATCGCCACCATGCTTGGAAACTCTGTTTGGGCGATTGGACCTGAATTTTTCTGGACATATGCGTTGTTGATGATTGGAGCCACTGGTGTGGGTAGTGTTTTGATGTGGGTGTGGATTAGAAAGACTGGACTTATGATGGAAGAAAAAGAACACCCGCCGAGACCAAATAAAACCAAACCCCCAGCTTAA
- a CDS encoding glucosidase — translation MEIERLSDMRLKKTPWHKWGPYLSERQWGTVREDYSKDGAAWDYFSHDQARSRAYRWGEDGLAGICDENQKLCFAVALWNGQDPILKERLFGLTNSEGNHGEDVKEYYFYLDNTPTHSYMKYLYKYPQRAYPYLDLVETNRQRTKFEFEYELLDTGIFDDDRYFDVFVEYAKGAPEDILIKISAYNRGREPADLHILPTLWFRNTWYGSTTPVERPSLLEITAMPNVNAVEAHLPNVGRYYLYCEPAPLLFTENETNNKRLFGTENATPYVKDGINNYVVNKEVDAVDPAKRGTKVSADYQFIIPSKEYRTVKLRLTNLKPEHLPQENFFGADFNEIFNLRKDEADEFFNVFSPSKFSADQKNVLRQAVSGMLWNKQYYEYDVAKWLTEHHIDYYNETSDTIRNRQWFHMMNGDVISMPDKWEYPWYAAWDLAFHTMVFSLFDPEFAKQQLKLMLTERYLHPNGQFPAYEWNFNDVNPPVHAWAVLFNYYIEEALYGKGDLAFVEDAFQKLLMNFTWWVNRVDSTGKNIFAGGFLGLDNIGLFDRSAKLPLGVTLDQADGTAWMAMFCQNMLTLAVLLARHNPIYEEQAIKFFEHFLWIAHAMATGGPNKEGLWDEEDGFFYDNLRLPDGRSVRLKVRSMVGLIALCATSVFPGDSLQKMPRFAERAAWFTRNHPELVAHIHRPGVQGLNGTFMIGLLDESKLRRILERMLDENEFFSPYGIRSLSKSYAEQPYKVDLGGQSFEIEYAPAESTTGAFGGNSNWRGPVWFPINLLLIRALINLYSYYGDDFKVECPTGSGRMMNFFEVSQEIATRLERIFLKDSEGKRPVYGGSDKFQNDPYWRDNILFYEYFHGDNGAGVGASHQTGWTGLIATLMRLYGSITVKSFGAGRKGLYENMVNYRI, via the coding sequence ATGGAAATAGAGCGTTTATCGGATATGCGTCTCAAAAAGACGCCTTGGCATAAATGGGGACCCTATCTAAGTGAACGTCAATGGGGAACTGTAAGAGAAGATTACAGTAAAGACGGAGCAGCATGGGATTATTTTTCTCATGATCAAGCAAGATCGCGAGCGTATCGTTGGGGCGAAGACGGCTTAGCAGGAATCTGCGACGAGAATCAGAAGCTGTGTTTTGCGGTAGCCTTGTGGAATGGGCAAGACCCGATTCTTAAAGAACGACTTTTCGGCTTAACCAACAGTGAAGGCAACCATGGCGAAGACGTTAAAGAATACTACTTCTACCTAGACAACACCCCAACCCACTCCTACATGAAGTACCTCTACAAGTACCCACAGAGAGCCTACCCCTATCTGGATTTGGTGGAGACTAATCGGCAACGAACCAAATTTGAATTTGAATATGAACTCCTTGACACAGGCATTTTTGACGACGACCGCTACTTTGATGTCTTTGTCGAATACGCCAAAGGCGCACCAGAGGATATTTTGATTAAAATCTCCGCGTACAATCGAGGACGAGAACCCGCCGATCTGCATATTCTGCCCACCTTATGGTTCCGCAACACCTGGTATGGAAGCACCACACCTGTCGAGCGACCCAGCCTCTTAGAGATAACGGCTATGCCAAATGTGAATGCCGTCGAAGCTCATCTGCCCAACGTTGGAAGATATTACCTCTACTGCGAACCCGCTCCGCTGCTCTTCACGGAGAACGAAACCAACAATAAACGGCTATTTGGAACCGAAAACGCAACACCCTACGTTAAAGATGGCATAAACAATTATGTCGTAAACAAAGAGGTCGACGCCGTTGACCCTGCGAAAAGAGGTACCAAAGTGTCCGCAGACTACCAGTTCATTATTCCCAGCAAAGAATACCGAACCGTCAAACTAAGGTTAACCAACCTAAAACCCGAACATTTGCCTCAGGAAAACTTTTTTGGCGCAGACTTCAACGAAATATTCAATTTACGCAAAGATGAAGCAGACGAATTCTTCAACGTGTTTTCGCCTTCAAAATTCAGCGCAGACCAAAAAAACGTTCTACGACAAGCCGTTTCAGGTATGCTTTGGAACAAGCAATACTACGAGTATGATGTGGCAAAATGGCTAACCGAACACCACATAGACTACTACAATGAAACAAGCGATACCATTCGGAATCGTCAATGGTTCCACATGATGAACGGCGACGTAATCTCCATGCCCGACAAATGGGAATATCCTTGGTATGCGGCGTGGGACTTAGCCTTCCATACGATGGTTTTCTCATTGTTTGACCCCGAATTTGCGAAACAACAGCTAAAACTGATGTTAACCGAACGTTACCTTCATCCTAATGGCCAATTCCCCGCTTACGAGTGGAACTTCAACGACGTCAACCCACCCGTCCACGCCTGGGCGGTACTCTTTAACTACTATATTGAAGAAGCCCTCTACGGCAAAGGAGACTTAGCCTTCGTTGAGGACGCCTTCCAAAAACTGCTTATGAACTTCACATGGTGGGTTAACCGAGTAGACAGCACAGGAAAAAACATCTTCGCAGGCGGCTTCCTCGGCTTAGACAACATAGGGCTTTTTGACCGAAGCGCCAAGCTTCCTTTGGGAGTAACGTTAGACCAAGCGGATGGTACAGCGTGGATGGCGATGTTCTGCCAAAACATGCTCACTCTTGCCGTGCTGCTTGCCAGACACAACCCCATCTACGAAGAACAAGCCATAAAATTCTTTGAACACTTCCTATGGATTGCCCACGCAATGGCAACAGGAGGACCAAATAAGGAAGGGCTATGGGACGAGGAAGACGGCTTCTTTTATGATAATCTGCGGCTACCAGACGGACGCTCAGTACGACTAAAAGTTCGCTCGATGGTTGGGTTGATTGCTTTATGTGCCACAAGCGTTTTCCCCGGAGACTCGCTTCAGAAGATGCCGAGATTTGCGGAACGCGCCGCATGGTTCACGCGTAACCACCCTGAACTCGTAGCTCACATTCATCGCCCCGGCGTACAAGGACTCAATGGAACCTTCATGATTGGGCTGCTAGATGAGAGTAAGTTGCGCCGCATACTCGAAAGGATGCTCGACGAAAACGAGTTTTTCAGCCCTTATGGCATACGTTCGCTCTCCAAAAGCTACGCAGAACAGCCCTACAAGGTGGATTTAGGGGGGCAGAGCTTTGAAATCGAATATGCCCCCGCGGAATCCACAACGGGCGCGTTTGGCGGCAACTCTAACTGGCGTGGACCCGTATGGTTCCCCATAAACCTCCTCCTTATCCGAGCGCTCATTAACCTCTACTCTTATTACGGTGACGACTTCAAAGTCGAATGCCCCACTGGCTCTGGCAGAATGATGAACTTTTTTGAGGTAAGCCAAGAAATCGCTACTCGGCTAGAAAGGATTTTCCTCAAGGACTCTGAGGGCAAACGACCTGTCTATGGTGGATCAGATAAATTCCAAAATGATCCCTACTGGAGAGACAATATTTTGTTCTACGAATATTTCCATGGCGACAACGGTGCAGGTGTTGGCGCAAGCCATCAGACAGGCTGGACAGGACTTATCGCAACGTTGATGCGGCTTTATGGCTCCATAACTGTGAAGAGCTTTGGTGCTGGTCGCAAGGGCCTGTACGAGAACATGGTCAACTATCGCATATAA
- a CDS encoding M3 family oligoendopeptidase, producing MVTQEVTWNLSSLFSSISDPKIEHAIKDAKTLTDAFEQKWRSKITNLTPQGLLECLQGMEEFRQKTSDLSLYASLCFAANMTLPQTQTLNDRVNKLDAELGKQLAFFSLELGKLLKNNPPYIQDPALSNYRHMLERVYRRVEHQLSEVEEQLIIEKDQFGVYAWEELQSKWLNTRLFEVTVLGEKKTLSYGEANGLLSHSDRATRESANRAIYGLLGKDGEVFSAALRSICNDWVTVSKRRKYASPMASSLISNDTEQGIIDNLLVTIEEGAVKYRDYLQMKAKLMGLPKLGNHDIIAPLPDSPELKYSFAQAEKLVVDAYGRFDPEYALGVKEMFQKQHIDATPRFGKRNGAFCANHYNGKSAYILQSFNGTLSDVFTLAHELGHATHDWYMARNQTPLNINVPSVVAETASIFGELLLTDLMLEGAKSDAERSAVLCLVLDEAGMTAFQVTARVWFEQALYASIEKGEFLDYPTICSHWTTSRDRIYGDAVSWFSEMDAEWTMKPHYYMANYRFYNYPYVYAQMFVYALYEQYLKEGKAFVPKLVRALSAGSSLSPLGIGETVGLNVADPSFWRGGMAVFERFVGDLKKVI from the coding sequence TTGGTTACGCAAGAAGTCACCTGGAACCTATCCAGCCTGTTTTCTAGCATATCTGACCCCAAAATAGAACACGCCATCAAAGACGCCAAAACATTGACCGACGCCTTTGAGCAAAAATGGCGCAGCAAAATCACCAACCTAACCCCACAAGGCCTGCTAGAGTGCCTGCAAGGCATGGAGGAATTTAGGCAAAAAACCAGCGACCTCTCCCTCTACGCCAGCCTCTGCTTCGCCGCAAACATGACGCTACCCCAAACACAAACCCTCAACGACCGCGTCAACAAACTCGACGCAGAACTCGGCAAGCAGCTAGCGTTTTTCTCGCTTGAACTTGGCAAACTCCTCAAAAACAACCCCCCCTACATCCAAGACCCCGCCTTAAGCAATTATCGTCATATGCTTGAACGCGTCTACCGCCGTGTAGAGCACCAACTAAGTGAGGTAGAAGAGCAGCTTATAATTGAAAAAGACCAATTCGGCGTGTATGCATGGGAGGAGCTTCAGAGCAAGTGGCTCAACACCCGCCTCTTCGAAGTGACCGTGTTGGGTGAGAAGAAGACATTAAGCTATGGCGAAGCTAACGGATTGCTCTCGCATAGCGACCGCGCCACTCGGGAATCAGCCAACCGTGCCATTTATGGTTTGCTCGGCAAAGACGGCGAAGTTTTCTCGGCGGCGTTACGCAGCATTTGCAACGACTGGGTCACAGTATCTAAGCGTCGCAAATACGCTTCGCCCATGGCGTCCAGCTTAATAAGCAACGATACCGAGCAGGGCATAATTGATAATCTCCTCGTAACCATAGAAGAGGGCGCAGTGAAGTATCGGGATTATCTTCAGATGAAAGCCAAGCTCATGGGGTTGCCTAAACTTGGAAACCACGATATCATTGCGCCTCTGCCCGATTCGCCTGAACTAAAATACAGCTTCGCGCAAGCCGAGAAGCTGGTTGTGGACGCCTACGGCCGCTTTGACCCTGAGTATGCTTTGGGGGTTAAGGAAATGTTCCAAAAGCAACACATCGACGCCACCCCACGCTTCGGCAAACGCAACGGCGCCTTCTGCGCAAACCACTACAACGGCAAATCCGCCTACATCCTACAAAGCTTCAACGGCACCTTAAGCGATGTTTTCACATTGGCGCATGAATTAGGACATGCCACTCATGATTGGTATATGGCGCGGAACCAGACCCCCCTCAACATTAATGTGCCTTCGGTGGTGGCTGAGACTGCCTCGATTTTTGGGGAACTCTTGCTAACTGACCTCATGTTGGAGGGCGCCAAATCAGATGCTGAACGCAGCGCAGTGCTTTGTTTGGTTCTTGATGAAGCGGGGATGACTGCGTTTCAGGTTACGGCGCGGGTGTGGTTTGAACAGGCGCTCTACGCATCCATCGAGAAAGGTGAATTCCTCGATTACCCCACCATCTGCAGTCACTGGACAACCTCCCGAGACAGAATCTACGGCGACGCAGTAAGCTGGTTCTCAGAGATGGACGCTGAGTGGACCATGAAACCCCACTATTACATGGCAAACTACCGTTTCTACAACTACCCCTACGTTTACGCGCAAATGTTCGTGTATGCCCTCTACGAGCAGTACCTCAAGGAAGGCAAGGCGTTTGTGCCTAAACTGGTGCGTGCACTTTCGGCTGGAAGCAGCTTGTCCCCGTTGGGCATCGGCGAAACCGTGGGCTTAAACGTAGCGGACCCCAGTTTTTGGCGGGGTGGCATGGCAGTGTTTGAACGTTTTGTAGGTGACCTAAAAAAAGTCATTTAA
- a CDS encoding translation initiation factor, giving the protein MAEVCSTCGLPKDLCVCGEIEKEQQRIRIRLETRKFGRSTTIIDGMDDKNTNLQNVAQKLKTYCACGGTHKNGLIMLQGDHRDRVKEFLIKIGYPQENIELQ; this is encoded by the coding sequence ATGGCTGAAGTTTGTTCGACATGTGGACTACCTAAAGACCTATGCGTTTGTGGCGAAATAGAGAAAGAGCAACAACGTATACGCATACGCCTTGAAACCCGAAAATTCGGAAGATCAACCACCATTATTGACGGAATGGACGACAAAAACACCAACCTGCAAAATGTCGCCCAGAAACTAAAAACCTACTGCGCCTGCGGAGGAACCCACAAGAACGGGCTAATCATGCTCCAAGGCGACCACCGCGACCGCGTTAAAGAATTTCTCATAAAAATCGGCTATCCACAAGAAAACATCGAACTCCAGTAA
- a CDS encoding transcription initiation factor IIB, giving the protein MSIRKDTPQRTTQRSADKCPECGGENLVHDYDTGETVCGDCGLVLYEQMMDKGPEWRAFTQEEKASRSRVGVPTSYSVHDKGLSTAISQVDRDAFGRKLPLSTRLQMWRLRKWQIRSRVHSSIDRNLAQAMAELDRLSDKVYIPPPIKEKAAVVYRKALDKGLVRGRSIAAIAAAALYAACRGSGTPRTLREIAEASLVDKKDVARCYRLLLRELEVHMPIADPLTYVSKIAEKTGISGKTQGAAINILREARRKRAAAGKDPMGLAAAALYIACLQNNEKKTQKDIAEAAGVTEVTVRNRYKTLKKQLNLELPD; this is encoded by the coding sequence ATGAGTATAAGGAAAGATACACCCCAAAGAACAACCCAGCGCTCAGCAGACAAATGCCCAGAATGCGGTGGAGAAAATCTTGTTCACGATTATGACACTGGAGAAACCGTGTGCGGCGACTGCGGACTAGTCCTCTACGAACAGATGATGGACAAAGGCCCAGAATGGCGTGCATTCACCCAAGAAGAAAAAGCATCCAGAAGCCGCGTCGGTGTACCCACCTCTTACAGCGTACATGACAAAGGCTTATCAACAGCCATCAGCCAAGTCGACCGCGACGCCTTCGGCAGAAAACTGCCCCTCTCAACAAGGCTACAGATGTGGCGTCTTCGCAAATGGCAAATCCGAAGCCGTGTTCACTCAAGCATCGACCGTAACCTCGCACAAGCAATGGCTGAACTTGACCGCTTATCCGACAAAGTCTACATTCCTCCTCCAATCAAGGAAAAAGCAGCCGTTGTCTACCGCAAAGCTCTCGATAAAGGACTCGTACGCGGACGCTCCATCGCCGCCATAGCTGCAGCCGCGCTTTATGCTGCATGCCGCGGAAGTGGAACTCCCAGAACTCTACGAGAAATCGCAGAAGCCAGCTTAGTGGACAAAAAAGACGTTGCAAGATGCTACCGACTCTTGTTGCGTGAGCTTGAAGTACACATGCCCATCGCTGACCCTCTAACATACGTGTCTAAAATCGCAGAGAAGACAGGCATATCCGGCAAGACTCAAGGCGCTGCCATAAACATCCTTCGAGAAGCCAGACGAAAACGCGCCGCCGCAGGAAAAGACCCCATGGGCTTAGCAGCAGCAGCACTCTACATTGCATGTCTACAGAACAACGAAAAGAAGACACAAAAAGACATCGCAGAAGCCGCCGGCGTAACAGAAGTCACGGTTCGTAACCGCTACAAGACCCTCAAAAAACAACTCAATCTTGAATTGCCTGATTAA
- a CDS encoding OsmC family protein → MTPNRKKIVLDWKGNFRFEAKTEKGLKINFDAPIDHGGEASAPSPMETLLASLAACTSYDVVSVLKKKRQNITGYSIKVEAERAAEPPTVYTKIDVKYIIRGKNIAKEAVERAIQLSTEKYCPIEAMIKKTAEITSSYEIIEE, encoded by the coding sequence ATGACGCCTAACCGAAAAAAAATTGTTCTGGACTGGAAGGGTAATTTCCGTTTTGAAGCAAAAACCGAGAAGGGCCTAAAAATAAACTTTGATGCGCCAATCGACCACGGCGGCGAAGCGTCCGCGCCTTCCCCCATGGAGACCCTTCTAGCCTCGCTGGCAGCATGCACCAGTTATGATGTGGTGAGTGTGCTTAAAAAGAAACGCCAAAACATCACCGGTTACAGCATCAAAGTCGAAGCTGAACGCGCCGCTGAACCTCCCACGGTCTACACAAAAATCGACGTTAAATACATAATCCGAGGAAAAAACATCGCAAAAGAAGCCGTAGAACGGGCAATTCAGCTCTCAACCGAGAAATACTGCCCTATTGAAGCCATGATTAAAAAAACCGCCGAAATCACCAGCAGCTACGAGATAATAGAAGAATAA
- a CDS encoding PT domain-containing protein produces the protein MKKSALTLTLLTISLLTILAAAFLVNSVQANPDWTNEDAVWKDVKTITGSENQKVSASVPNPSFIRVVGTCNATGETSKLSLTYDGGGTGGGTLYTFAEAGLHEITSNSYSVQTQPATVTVTISVENVANYNLVLQYDEGAPESTPTPTPKPTSNSNNNPTASPTSSPLNSPTASPTDAATSSPTASPTETETPGEPFPTLTVIALVVPLALVFVGGTAFWMYRKKNHP, from the coding sequence ATGAAGAAATCAGCATTGACCCTTACTCTGCTCACTATAAGTCTGCTAACGATTTTAGCTGCAGCTTTCCTAGTAAATTCTGTGCAGGCAAACCCTGATTGGACCAATGAGGACGCCGTTTGGAAAGACGTAAAAACCATAACCGGCAGCGAAAACCAAAAGGTATCTGCATCTGTTCCCAATCCTTCTTTCATCCGCGTTGTAGGAACCTGCAACGCCACTGGTGAAACCTCTAAATTGTCCTTAACCTATGACGGCGGAGGCACAGGAGGCGGAACCCTATATACATTCGCAGAAGCGGGTCTTCACGAAATCACCTCAAACTCTTACTCTGTTCAAACCCAACCCGCAACCGTCACGGTCACAATCTCCGTGGAAAACGTGGCAAATTACAATTTAGTCCTACAATATGACGAAGGAGCACCCGAAAGCACCCCCACTCCCACCCCCAAACCTACATCCAACTCCAATAACAATCCAACTGCCTCTCCAACATCCTCACCCCTAAACTCTCCAACCGCCTCTCCGACTGATGCAGCAACATCATCACCCACTGCTTCTCCAACTGAAACCGAAACCCCCGGCGAACCCTTCCCAACCCTAACCGTAATCGCATTAGTAGTTCCCTTGGCACTGGTATTTGTTGGCGGCACCGCATTTTGGATGTACCGCAAAAAAAATCACCCATAA
- a CDS encoding cobalamin biosynthesis protein, whose translation MFWFDLSWFIDSVCIFALAFVIDLVFGEYPDRIHPTIGIGKLITFFKRKSKHPNPKREKINGVLMALSIMLIFALPTFVLLFWLRTLPFPYGEVLYIVAGALLFKATFAISGMGQYTKPIAAALKQNDLAGARKWLPYIVRRDPNSLNERQIISAAVESIAESTTDGITAPFFFYAFFGVPGAFAYRVINTLDSMVGYKNVENRNIGWFSAKLDTYTNYLPARITAYLMVAAAFMLGADWRESWRILQRDKHKTASPNAGFTISAMAGALNIQLEKQGYYTLGDDHGHISGDDINKALRIMTLSAASFGLVLVLPILAARIYLIGV comes from the coding sequence ATGTTCTGGTTTGACTTGTCATGGTTTATTGATTCGGTCTGCATCTTCGCCTTAGCCTTCGTTATAGACTTAGTTTTCGGCGAGTACCCCGACCGCATCCACCCAACCATAGGCATCGGCAAACTCATCACCTTCTTCAAACGCAAATCCAAACACCCAAACCCGAAACGGGAAAAAATCAACGGCGTACTAATGGCGCTCTCAATCATGCTCATCTTTGCCCTACCAACGTTCGTGCTTCTTTTTTGGCTACGCACCCTGCCCTTTCCATATGGTGAAGTTCTCTACATAGTCGCTGGCGCGCTCCTTTTCAAAGCCACCTTTGCCATTTCTGGCATGGGACAATACACCAAACCCATCGCGGCAGCACTCAAACAAAACGATTTAGCAGGCGCACGCAAATGGCTCCCCTACATTGTCCGCCGAGACCCCAACAGCCTAAACGAACGCCAAATCATCAGCGCCGCCGTCGAATCCATCGCCGAATCCACCACCGACGGCATAACCGCACCGTTCTTCTTCTATGCGTTTTTTGGCGTTCCTGGAGCATTCGCCTATCGAGTCATCAACACCTTGGATTCAATGGTGGGTTACAAGAACGTGGAGAACCGCAACATCGGATGGTTCAGCGCCAAACTCGACACTTACACCAACTACCTCCCAGCCCGCATAACCGCCTACCTCATGGTTGCCGCTGCTTTCATGTTGGGCGCGGATTGGCGTGAATCATGGCGTATTCTGCAACGTGACAAACACAAAACCGCAAGCCCCAACGCAGGCTTCACCATCAGCGCAATGGCTGGCGCCTTAAACATCCAACTTGAAAAGCAAGGCTACTACACACTAGGCGACGACCATGGTCACATTTCAGGAGACGACATCAACAAAGCTTTGCGGATAATGACTTTGTCTGCGGCGTCGTTTGGGTTAGTGCTTGTTTTGCCCATTTTGGCTGCGAGAATCTACCTTATAGGGGTCTAA